In the Ricinus communis isolate WT05 ecotype wild-type chromosome 3, ASM1957865v1, whole genome shotgun sequence genome, tttcttaattgcTTGAAAATAAATGTGTTCTTCTGATCATTGCTATACTGTCGAGTCAAGACTTAGTCACCAAGAATTGAGTTGCTGACAAACTTCCTGTAAGCTGTGCCAAAAATGACAGCCCAATCGCTATAATAATGTGCTGAAGCATAAAAAACCTGATGCTAACAGCTAATCAGTCATACACTAACATGTGACCGTGCTGTAATCCTAGCAATTGTCACGAAACAGCGACCGTTATTGTTAAGATGTAGAGACAGAAAATGCATTGCTGACACGCTTCCTTACATAAAACCGAGTGACTTGTCTGAGAATTCTCTATTAAACTACCCATATAAATATCCGTTTGCTTGTATCCACTTTCAGCAAATTAAAAAGATCAATTAGTTACCTAGCTGAGCATCAAAAATGGGTAGACAAAGACAACAGAACTGGACGGTGCTAGGCCACCTAAAGAAGGCCGTCAAGAAGTTGAACTTTCTACTAAGGTTTAACCTGAGGGGATGGCGCATAGCTTCTATTGTCCGCAATGTCTCTAAGCGGCCGCAACTTCGATTGAAGAGCTTTAATGATAGGTTAGGTTTGCATGGTTGCATCGAAGATTTAGAATCTGATCGAAGCGAGATGGTTAAAACCCTTCAAAGGACGAGAAGTTATGCTTCTGATGAAGATATTGACCAAAGGGCGGAGATTTTTATTGCTAACTTCCGCCGCCAACTTCTGCTAGAAAGGCAGGTTTCTTTGCAGGTTCGATATTACAGAGGGAATAGTTTCACCAGGGATTACTGAGATTTTTTGTGTGGGTATGAATTGTAGCCTTGACGTATCCTGGTAATAAGGGCGGGTTTTATAGATTTATACGCTTTTCtcgtctttttttttttttcttgtgaCAGTTGATGCATTCATTTGTTTGATGGAGGTTTGTataaggaatatttatcaCATCGCATAATGTTATGACTAGTTgattatatagatatatacaCAT is a window encoding:
- the LOC8265180 gene encoding uncharacterized protein LOC8265180, with translation MGRQRQQNWTVLGHLKKAVKKLNFLLRFNLRGWRIASIVRNVSKRPQLRLKSFNDRLGLHGCIEDLESDRSEMVKTLQRTRSYASDEDIDQRAEIFIANFRRQLLLERQVSLQVRYYRGNSFTRDY